A region of Moorena producens PAL-8-15-08-1 DNA encodes the following proteins:
- a CDS encoding phosphatidate cytidylyltransferase — translation MPWLRIFSGIVAIALAMGMILLGGWYFTIGFCVIVYLGQLELFQLVKAKGMVPATKSTMFVSQLLLITATISPTLADAVFPIAGTFICFYLLFQPKIATIADIGASILGLLYGGYLPGYWVRLRVGLTDLTETSSLARDATVAATNLPSSGYWSNFSINLSDLPAGLTSTLLAFSCIWAADIGAYTFGKFFGRTRLSMISPKKTVEGAIFGLVSSIAVGIAGAWYLNWPCWQLSGMMLGVIIGVASLLGDLTESLMKRDAGVKDSGQLIPGHGGILDRTDSYVFTAPLVYYFVTLLLPLLPSYL, via the coding sequence ATGCCCTGGTTACGGATTTTTAGTGGAATAGTTGCGATCGCCCTGGCGATGGGGATGATCTTACTTGGGGGATGGTATTTTACCATCGGCTTCTGTGTCATTGTCTATTTAGGTCAGTTAGAACTTTTTCAACTAGTAAAAGCAAAAGGCATGGTGCCAGCAACCAAAAGCACCATGTTTGTGTCTCAGCTACTACTAATTACAGCTACCATTTCACCAACCCTGGCTGATGCGGTGTTTCCCATTGCTGGAACATTTATTTGCTTTTACTTACTGTTCCAACCCAAGATAGCAACCATTGCGGATATTGGGGCTTCCATATTAGGTTTACTCTATGGTGGTTATCTGCCCGGGTATTGGGTCCGTCTGCGAGTGGGTTTGACTGATTTGACTGAAACGTCCTCCCTAGCTAGAGATGCTACAGTCGCCGCTACGAACCTACCCAGCAGTGGATACTGGTCTAATTTTTCGATTAATCTGAGTGATTTACCTGCTGGGTTAACTTCAACTCTCCTAGCATTTAGCTGTATTTGGGCAGCAGATATCGGAGCTTACACCTTCGGCAAATTTTTTGGTCGCACTCGCCTTTCTATGATCAGTCCTAAAAAAACTGTGGAAGGCGCTATATTTGGCCTTGTCAGTAGTATTGCTGTAGGAATCGCAGGAGCTTGGTATCTGAATTGGCCGTGCTGGCAGTTGAGTGGCATGATGCTCGGAGTAATCATTGGTGTAGCTAGCCTCTTAGGAGACTTAACGGAGTCCTTAATGAAACGGGATGCTGGTGTCAAGGATTCCGGGCAATTAATTCCTGGTCATGGTGGCATTTTAGACCGAACAGACAGCTATGTGTTCACTGCCCCTTTGGTTTATTATTTTGTCACGCTTTTACTACCACTGTTACCCAGCTACCTGTAG